Proteins from one Streptomyces sp. NBC_00289 genomic window:
- a CDS encoding WhiB family transcriptional regulator, whose translation MADFSRLPGPNADLWDWQLLAACRGVDSSLFFHPEGERGAARSARENSAKEVCMRCPVRAQCAAHALAVREPYGVWGGLTEDEREELMGRARNRLVAASAGGGDAASNN comes from the coding sequence ATGGCAGATTTCTCCCGCCTTCCAGGACCGAACGCGGACCTGTGGGACTGGCAGCTCCTGGCTGCCTGCCGCGGGGTGGACAGCTCGCTCTTCTTCCATCCGGAGGGCGAGCGCGGTGCGGCTCGGAGTGCTCGCGAGAACTCGGCCAAGGAGGTCTGCATGAGGTGCCCGGTACGGGCGCAGTGCGCGGCTCACGCCCTGGCGGTGCGCGAGCCGTACGGCGTGTGGGGCGGCCTGACCGAGGACGAGCGCGAAGAGCTCATGGGCAGGGCACGAAACCGGCTGGTCGCGGCGTCCGCCGGCGGCGGCGATGCCGCTTCGAACAACTGA
- a CDS encoding LysR family transcriptional regulator codes for MIEARHLRVLRAVATTGSFSAAGRELGCTQPAVSQQMKALEASVGTPLLIRTGREMRLTQAGQALVRHAAGILSGLTAAEEEVAAIAGLRAGRVRLVSFPSGSSTLVPTALAALRAAHPGTRVSLEEAEPPASVDLLRAGDCDVALAFRYERAAATEEWDDLVVRPLLTDRLVALVPERHRLARAESVAIGELAGEPWIAGCPRCRGQLVEVCEGAGFTPRIDFATDDYPAVVGLVSAGLGVAVLPQLAVESVRPRGARTVTLEPAVRREIVALTLPDLAQVPAVAATLEQLARASARQDTGRGPRQDSGQVQGQVPGQK; via the coding sequence GTGATCGAAGCCCGTCATCTGCGTGTGCTGCGCGCCGTCGCCACCACCGGCTCCTTCTCGGCGGCGGGACGCGAGCTGGGCTGCACCCAGCCCGCCGTCAGCCAGCAGATGAAGGCCCTGGAAGCCTCGGTGGGCACCCCCCTGCTGATCCGCACCGGACGCGAGATGCGGTTGACGCAGGCCGGTCAGGCGCTGGTCAGGCACGCCGCCGGAATCCTCTCCGGGCTGACCGCCGCGGAGGAGGAGGTCGCCGCCATCGCGGGGCTGCGCGCCGGGCGGGTGCGGCTCGTCTCCTTTCCCAGCGGCAGTTCCACCCTCGTACCGACCGCCCTCGCCGCCCTGCGCGCCGCGCATCCCGGCACCCGGGTCTCGCTGGAGGAGGCCGAGCCGCCGGCCTCCGTCGACCTGCTCCGCGCGGGCGACTGCGACGTGGCACTCGCCTTCCGCTACGAGCGGGCGGCGGCCACGGAGGAGTGGGACGACCTCGTCGTACGACCGCTGCTGACCGACCGGCTCGTCGCGCTCGTGCCCGAGCGGCACCGGCTCGCGCGCGCGGAGTCCGTCGCCATCGGCGAACTCGCCGGGGAACCGTGGATCGCGGGCTGCCCGCGCTGCCGTGGGCAGTTGGTCGAGGTGTGCGAGGGGGCCGGCTTCACGCCCCGCATCGACTTCGCGACCGACGACTATCCGGCGGTCGTCGGCCTGGTGAGCGCCGGTCTCGGCGTCGCCGTCCTGCCCCAGCTCGCCGTCGAGTCCGTACGACCGCGGGGCGCGCGCACGGTGACACTGGAGCCGGCGGTGCGGCGGGAGATCGTCGCCCTCACGCTGCCCGATCTGGCGCAGGTGCCGGCGGTGGCGGCGACGCTGGAGCAGCTGGCGCGGGCGTCGGCGCGACAGGACACGGGCCGTGGTCCGCGACAGGACTCGGGCCAGGTCCAGGGCCAGGTCCCGGGCCAAAAATAA
- a CDS encoding MOSC domain-containing protein, which produces MKLLSVNLGRARAVPYTDQPEGLTAIDKRPADGPVRVAAPGPKGIGRSGLAGDTVSDTRHHGGDDQAVYAVAREDLDDWERELGRPLASGSFGENLTTAGLDVSGALIGERWRIGSGVVLEVTCGRIPCRTFQGHLDEPRWVKRFTRKGAPGAYLRVIQPGEIGAGDPVEIVHRPDHDVTVALQFRAVTTERELLPRLLVAGAALHPESLAAARAYVERYGS; this is translated from the coding sequence ATGAAGCTTCTGTCTGTGAACCTGGGCCGGGCGCGGGCCGTGCCGTACACGGACCAGCCGGAGGGGCTGACCGCCATCGACAAGCGGCCCGCCGACGGGCCGGTACGGGTGGCGGCCCCCGGTCCCAAGGGGATCGGGAGGAGCGGTCTGGCTGGCGACACGGTGAGCGACACGCGCCACCACGGCGGCGACGACCAGGCCGTGTACGCCGTGGCGCGCGAGGACCTGGACGACTGGGAACGCGAGTTGGGGCGGCCGCTGGCGAGCGGCTCGTTCGGCGAGAACCTGACGACCGCGGGCCTGGACGTGTCCGGCGCGCTGATCGGCGAGCGCTGGCGGATCGGCTCCGGAGTGGTCCTCGAGGTCACCTGCGGGCGGATTCCCTGCCGTACCTTCCAGGGCCATCTGGATGAGCCGAGGTGGGTGAAGCGGTTCACGCGGAAGGGTGCGCCGGGCGCGTACCTGCGGGTGATACAGCCAGGCGAGATAGGTGCCGGGGACCCCGTGGAGATCGTGCACCGGCCGGACCACGACGTGACGGTGGCGCTCCAGTTCCGGGCGGTCACCACCGAGCGGGAACTGCTGCCGCGGCTGCTCGTGGCGGGTGCGGCGCTGCATCCCGAATCGCTGGCGGCGGCGCGGGCGTACGTGGAGAGGTACGGGTCCTGA
- a CDS encoding SDR family NAD(P)-dependent oxidoreductase, translating to MTTALITGSTAGIGAAFARRLAADGHNLVLVARDTKRLGEQATELHDRHGIEAEVLTADLATDDGIETVAARLADRRNPVDLLVNNAGFGNKGRYLDVSMADELKMLKVHCEAVLRLTSAATEAMRERGRGGVVNVASVAAFVPRGTYGASKAWVVQFTQGAARDLVGTGVRLMALCPGFVRTEFHERAGMGTDNIPGWMWLDADKLVAAALADLARGKSLSVPDPRYKALMGLVKVTPRALLGGISSRTGRKYGPQ from the coding sequence ATGACAACAGCATTGATCACGGGATCGACCGCGGGCATCGGTGCCGCGTTCGCGCGACGGCTCGCGGCTGACGGGCACAACCTCGTCCTGGTGGCACGGGACACCAAGCGGCTCGGGGAGCAGGCGACCGAGCTGCACGACCGGCACGGCATCGAGGCGGAGGTGCTGACCGCCGACCTCGCGACGGACGACGGCATCGAGACGGTGGCAGCCCGCCTCGCCGACCGCCGAAACCCGGTGGACCTGCTGGTCAACAACGCCGGCTTCGGCAACAAGGGCCGCTACCTCGACGTGTCCATGGCCGACGAGCTCAAGATGCTCAAGGTGCACTGCGAGGCGGTGCTTCGGCTGACGTCGGCGGCGACGGAGGCGATGCGGGAGCGGGGCCGGGGCGGGGTCGTCAACGTCGCGTCCGTGGCCGCCTTCGTGCCGCGCGGGACGTACGGCGCGTCCAAGGCCTGGGTCGTGCAGTTCACGCAGGGCGCGGCGCGGGACCTGGTCGGCACCGGGGTGCGGCTGATGGCGCTGTGCCCCGGCTTCGTGCGTACGGAGTTCCACGAGCGGGCCGGGATGGGCACGGACAACATCCCCGGCTGGATGTGGCTGGACGCCGACAAGCTGGTCGCGGCGGCGCTCGCGGACCTGGCCCGGGGGAAGTCGCTGTCGGTCCCGGACCCGCGGTACAAGGCGCTGATGGGCCTGGTGAAGGTCACGCCGAGGGCGTTGCTCGGGGGCATCAGTTCCCGGACGGGACGGAAGTACGGGCCGCAGTAG
- a CDS encoding ester cyclase: MTFVQLIDCRTSRFDDMNRLMDTWVEQTKGKRTATHSVIGKDLSDSSHIVEIVEFPSYEEAMRNSNLPETDKIFREMVALCDEMPTFTDLEVVRDEQLYAENARRFFETIGTKGELPPLDGLIAQDYHDHDPANEQDTIGMDAMRREIEMWRGGFDFAFHVEDQIADGDRVCTRWSWSGTQTGDFMGLPASGKRATMTGTTVFRCGEDGKITEAWWQYDRLGLMAQLGALEGLEQ; this comes from the coding sequence ATGACATTCGTACAGCTCATCGACTGCAGGACCAGCCGGTTCGACGACATGAACCGGCTGATGGACACGTGGGTCGAGCAGACCAAGGGGAAGCGGACGGCGACCCACAGCGTGATCGGTAAGGACCTGTCCGACTCCTCGCACATCGTCGAGATCGTGGAGTTCCCGTCGTACGAGGAGGCGATGCGGAACTCCAACCTGCCGGAGACCGACAAGATCTTCCGGGAGATGGTGGCCCTGTGCGACGAGATGCCCACCTTCACGGATCTGGAGGTCGTGCGGGACGAGCAGTTGTACGCGGAGAACGCGCGCCGGTTCTTCGAGACCATCGGCACCAAGGGTGAACTGCCGCCGCTGGACGGGCTGATCGCGCAGGACTACCACGACCACGATCCCGCCAACGAGCAGGACACCATCGGCATGGACGCGATGCGGCGCGAGATCGAGATGTGGCGCGGCGGCTTCGACTTCGCCTTCCACGTCGAGGACCAGATCGCCGACGGGGACCGGGTGTGCACCCGCTGGTCCTGGAGTGGGACCCAGACCGGTGACTTCATGGGGCTGCCGGCCAGTGGGAAGCGGGCCACGATGACCGGCACGACCGTCTTCCGGTGCGGCGAGGACGGGAAGATCACCGAGGCGTGGTGGCAGTACGACCGGCTGGGGCTGATGGCCCAGCTGGGGGCGCTCGAAGGGCTGGAGCAGTAG
- the groL gene encoding chaperonin GroEL (60 kDa chaperone family; promotes refolding of misfolded polypeptides especially under stressful conditions; forms two stacked rings of heptamers to form a barrel-shaped 14mer; ends can be capped by GroES; misfolded proteins enter the barrel where they are refolded when GroES binds), with the protein MAKILKFDEDARRALERGVNKLADTVKVTIGPRGRNVVIDKKFGAPTITNDGVTIAREVEVEDPFENLGAQLVKEVATKTNDIAGDGTTTATVLAQALVREGLKNVAAGASPAALKKGIDAAVKAVSEELLATARPIDEKSDIAAVAGLSAQDSQVGELIAEAMDKVGKDGVITVEESNTFGLELDFTEGMAFDKGYLSPYFVTDQERMEAVLDDPYILITQGKISSIQDLLPLLEKVIQTNSSKPLLIIAEDVEGEALSTLVVNKIRGTFNAVAVKAPGFGDRRKAMLQDIAILTGATVVAEEVGLKLDQVGLDVLGSARRVTITKDDTTIVDGAGKTEEVHGRVNQIKAEIENTDSDWDREKLQERLAKLAGGVCVIKVGAATEVELKEKKHRLEDAISATRAAVEEGIVSGGGSALVHAVKVLEGNLGKTGDEATGVAVVRRAAVEPLRWIAENAGLEGYVITSKVAELDKGQGFNAATGEYGDLVKAGVIDPVKVTRSALENAASIASLLLTTETLVVEKKEEEEPAAGGHGHGHSH; encoded by the coding sequence ATGGCGAAGATCCTGAAGTTCGACGAAGACGCCCGTCGCGCCCTCGAGCGCGGCGTCAACAAGCTTGCCGACACGGTGAAGGTGACGATCGGCCCCCGTGGCCGCAACGTCGTCATCGACAAGAAGTTCGGCGCCCCCACCATCACCAACGACGGCGTGACCATCGCCCGTGAGGTCGAGGTCGAGGACCCGTTCGAGAACCTCGGCGCCCAGCTGGTGAAGGAGGTGGCGACCAAGACCAACGACATCGCGGGTGACGGCACCACCACCGCCACCGTGCTGGCCCAGGCGCTCGTACGCGAGGGCCTGAAGAACGTCGCCGCCGGTGCCTCCCCGGCCGCCCTGAAGAAGGGCATCGACGCCGCGGTCAAGGCGGTCTCCGAGGAGCTCCTCGCCACCGCCCGTCCGATCGACGAGAAGTCCGACATCGCGGCCGTCGCCGGGCTGTCCGCCCAGGACAGCCAGGTCGGCGAGCTCATCGCCGAGGCGATGGACAAGGTCGGCAAGGACGGTGTCATCACCGTCGAGGAGTCCAACACCTTCGGTCTGGAGCTGGACTTCACCGAGGGCATGGCCTTCGACAAGGGCTACCTGTCGCCGTACTTCGTGACGGACCAGGAGCGTATGGAGGCCGTCCTCGACGACCCGTACATCCTGATCACGCAGGGCAAGATCTCGTCGATCCAGGACCTGCTGCCGCTGCTGGAGAAGGTCATCCAGACCAACTCCTCCAAGCCGCTGCTGATCATCGCCGAGGACGTCGAGGGTGAGGCCCTCTCCACCCTGGTCGTGAACAAGATCCGCGGCACCTTCAACGCGGTCGCGGTCAAGGCCCCCGGCTTCGGTGACCGCCGCAAGGCCATGCTCCAGGACATCGCGATCCTGACCGGCGCCACGGTCGTCGCCGAGGAGGTCGGCCTCAAGCTCGACCAGGTCGGCCTGGACGTGCTGGGCTCCGCCCGCCGCGTGACGATCACCAAGGACGACACCACGATCGTCGACGGTGCCGGCAAGACCGAGGAAGTCCACGGTCGCGTCAACCAGATCAAGGCCGAGATCGAGAACACGGACTCCGACTGGGACCGCGAGAAGCTCCAGGAGCGCCTCGCGAAGCTGGCCGGCGGCGTGTGCGTGATCAAGGTCGGCGCCGCCACCGAGGTGGAGCTGAAGGAGAAGAAGCACCGCCTGGAGGACGCCATCTCCGCGACCCGCGCCGCGGTCGAGGAGGGCATCGTCTCCGGTGGTGGCTCCGCGCTCGTCCACGCCGTGAAGGTCCTCGAGGGCAACCTCGGCAAGACCGGCGACGAGGCCACGGGTGTCGCGGTCGTCCGCCGCGCCGCCGTCGAGCCGCTGCGCTGGATCGCCGAGAACGCCGGCCTGGAGGGTTACGTCATCACCTCCAAGGTCGCCGAGCTCGACAAGGGCCAGGGCTTCAACGCCGCCACCGGCGAGTACGGCGACCTGGTCAAGGCCGGCGTCATCGACCCGGTCAAGGTCACCCGCTCCGCCCTGGAGAACGCCGCCTCCATCGCCTCCCTCCTCCTCACGACCGAGACCCTGGTCGTCGAGAAGAAGGAAGAAGAGGAGCCGGCCGCCGGCGGCCACGGCCACGGCCACTCCCACTGA
- the groES gene encoding co-chaperone GroES, whose protein sequence is MTTTSSKVAIKPLEDRIVVQPLDAEQTTASGLVIPDTAKEKPQEGVVLAVGPGRFENGERLPLDVKTGDIVLYSKYGGTEVKYNGEEYLVLSARDVLAIIEK, encoded by the coding sequence GTGACGACCACCAGCTCCAAGGTTGCCATCAAGCCGCTCGAGGACCGCATTGTGGTCCAGCCGCTCGACGCCGAGCAGACCACCGCCTCTGGCCTGGTCATCCCGGACACGGCCAAGGAGAAGCCCCAGGAGGGCGTCGTCCTGGCCGTCGGTCCGGGCCGCTTCGAGAACGGCGAGCGCCTGCCGCTCGACGTGAAGACCGGCGACATCGTGCTGTACAGCAAGTACGGCGGCACCGAAGTGAAGTACAACGGCGAGGAGTACCTCGTCCTCTCGGCTCGCGACGTCCTCGCGATCATCGAGAAGTAA
- a CDS encoding polysaccharide deacetylase family protein, producing the protein MLPRALAPRRARVLTLVAGLLGLALLAGCAQSVDPIERLSKKAAQRVRPHEPATSAEPAYRRWGLALPLPPAPRVRARPPAARTAGPGLPPVVDRVRTRDRVVFLTYDDGAEQDPRFVDMVRELRLPVSLFLTDSVVGPGYGHFARLQAVGARVQNHTLDHPALRGLPYAGQRAEICGQQDKLTSRFGIRPRFFRPPYGTYDTNTLRAAADCGLSAVVRWRASLEGGGTLTYTYGEPRLRPGDIVSVASGESTGLTLVKRTTRLLRETQERGLTVGRLEDYL; encoded by the coding sequence GTGCTTCCGCGAGCTCTCGCTCCCCGGCGGGCACGGGTGCTGACACTGGTGGCCGGACTGCTGGGGCTGGCGCTCCTCGCCGGCTGCGCCCAGTCCGTCGACCCCATCGAACGGCTGAGCAAGAAGGCGGCCCAGCGGGTACGGCCGCACGAACCGGCCACGTCGGCAGAGCCCGCGTACCGCCGCTGGGGACTCGCGCTCCCGCTGCCCCCGGCCCCGCGGGTGCGCGCCCGGCCCCCCGCCGCCCGTACGGCGGGCCCCGGTCTGCCGCCCGTGGTGGACCGGGTGCGCACCCGCGACCGAGTCGTCTTCCTCACCTACGACGACGGCGCCGAGCAGGACCCGCGGTTCGTCGACATGGTCCGTGAACTGCGGCTCCCCGTCAGCCTGTTCCTCACGGACAGTGTCGTCGGCCCGGGGTACGGCCACTTCGCGCGACTGCAGGCGGTCGGCGCGAGGGTCCAGAACCACACCCTCGACCACCCCGCCCTGCGCGGCCTGCCCTACGCCGGCCAGCGCGCCGAGATCTGCGGCCAGCAGGACAAGCTCACGTCCCGCTTCGGCATCCGCCCCCGCTTCTTCCGGCCCCCGTACGGCACGTACGACACGAACACCCTGCGCGCGGCCGCCGACTGCGGCCTCTCGGCGGTCGTCCGCTGGCGCGCGTCGCTGGAGGGCGGCGGCACCCTGACGTACACATACGGCGAGCCACGCCTGCGGCCCGGCGACATCGTGTCGGTGGCCTCGGGCGAGTCGACGGGCCTGACCCTCGTGAAACGCACCACCCGACTGCTGCGCGAGACACAGGAACGCGGCCTGACGGTGGGCCGACTGGAGGACTACCTCTGA
- a CDS encoding polysaccharide deacetylase family protein has protein sequence MRVVGQNYKNRSARRFPPRGAVAVLAVAALAAGCAQGGSTEVRPAHGQQPLRAAPARALQGYAEKLRAAHTARVAAARRWGLARVPLTAPAPPAEKPVIRTRKGFEVHDHDELRLPPVFTTVPTRQKIVFLTIDDGAEKDPAFLRMTSDLKIPYTAFLSDFLIRKDYGYFRRMRESGVNLNNHTLHHPYLPALSYARQKREICGMQDVIEKQYGRRPALFRPPYGNYDADTLRAAKSCGIRYAPLWAEEVFVDHWEYREWDRDIHPGDIVLSHFRGRRDWKGTMPDMIRRFLDKITARGYAVARLEDYL, from the coding sequence ATGCGAGTAGTAGGACAAAATTACAAAAATCGGTCAGCTCGGCGATTCCCGCCGCGCGGCGCGGTCGCCGTGCTCGCCGTCGCCGCCCTCGCCGCGGGCTGCGCACAGGGCGGATCCACGGAGGTGCGGCCGGCCCATGGACAGCAACCCCTGCGCGCGGCCCCGGCCCGCGCCCTCCAGGGCTACGCCGAGAAGCTGCGCGCCGCGCACACCGCCCGGGTCGCCGCCGCGCGGCGCTGGGGCCTGGCTCGGGTCCCGCTGACGGCACCGGCGCCGCCCGCGGAGAAGCCGGTGATCAGGACCCGCAAGGGTTTCGAAGTGCACGACCACGACGAACTGCGCCTCCCCCCGGTCTTCACCACCGTCCCCACCCGCCAGAAGATCGTCTTCCTCACCATCGACGACGGCGCCGAGAAGGACCCGGCGTTCCTGCGCATGACGAGCGACCTGAAGATCCCGTACACCGCCTTCCTCAGCGACTTCCTGATCAGGAAGGACTACGGCTACTTCCGCAGGATGCGGGAGTCGGGGGTGAACCTGAACAACCACACCCTGCACCACCCCTACCTGCCGGCCCTGTCCTACGCCCGCCAGAAGCGGGAGATCTGCGGCATGCAGGACGTGATCGAGAAGCAGTACGGCAGGCGCCCCGCCCTCTTCCGCCCGCCCTACGGCAACTACGACGCGGACACCCTGCGCGCCGCCAAATCCTGCGGCATCAGGTACGCCCCCCTCTGGGCCGAGGAGGTCTTCGTCGACCACTGGGAGTACCGCGAGTGGGACCGCGACATCCATCCGGGTGACATCGTCCTCAGTCACTTCCGGGGCAGACGGGACTGGAAGGGCACGATGCCCGACATGATCCGCCGTTTCCTCGACAAGATCACCGCCAGGGGATACGCGGTGGCCCGCCTCGAGGACTACCTGTGA
- a CDS encoding methyltransferase domain-containing protein, translated as MNDLDALLTPEGRALLDEVRDTDPAHELAVATRLRREHPAELVSAALGQARLRQRAAAKFGAEDAGRMFFTPNGVEQSTRTTVATYRAERLKALGVTSVADLCCGIGGDAIALARAGIRVLAVDRDPLTAATARANAETLGLTDLIEVVEADVTEVDTAGWDAVFVDPGRRGGRGRIFDPEGYSPPLSWAVEAARRAPLAALKIAPGIPHEAVPAEAEAEWISDRGDVKEAVLWFGTEPGAVRATLLPGPRTVLSTGLPDPRVRPVGRYLYEPDGAVIRAHLVAEVAQQLDGGLIDETIAYVTADEPRPTPYASPYEITDQLPFNLKKLKALLREREVGILTVKKRGSAVEPEELRRKVKPQGRNAATVFLTRVAGAPTMLVGAPVAPTSGGTS; from the coding sequence GTGAACGACCTGGACGCCCTCCTCACCCCCGAAGGCCGCGCTCTCCTCGACGAGGTGCGTGACACCGACCCGGCGCACGAACTCGCCGTCGCCACCCGGCTGCGCCGCGAGCACCCCGCCGAACTGGTGTCGGCGGCGCTCGGGCAGGCGCGGCTGCGGCAACGGGCGGCGGCGAAGTTCGGGGCCGAGGACGCGGGGCGGATGTTCTTCACGCCGAACGGGGTCGAGCAGTCCACCCGGACGACCGTCGCGACCTACCGCGCGGAACGCCTCAAGGCCCTCGGCGTCACCTCCGTCGCCGACCTGTGCTGCGGCATCGGCGGGGACGCTATCGCGCTGGCCCGTGCCGGGATCCGGGTCCTGGCCGTGGACCGGGACCCGCTGACGGCGGCGACGGCGCGCGCGAACGCGGAGACGCTGGGTCTCACCGACCTGATCGAGGTGGTGGAGGCGGACGTCACCGAGGTGGACACGGCCGGCTGGGACGCCGTGTTCGTCGACCCCGGCCGGCGCGGGGGCCGCGGACGGATCTTCGACCCCGAGGGGTACTCGCCCCCGCTCTCGTGGGCGGTGGAGGCGGCCCGCAGGGCACCGCTGGCCGCGCTGAAGATCGCTCCCGGCATCCCGCACGAGGCGGTGCCCGCCGAGGCCGAGGCGGAGTGGATCTCCGACCGCGGGGACGTGAAGGAGGCGGTGCTGTGGTTCGGCACCGAGCCCGGCGCGGTGCGCGCGACCCTGCTGCCGGGACCGCGCACCGTGCTCTCCACCGGCCTGCCCGATCCGCGGGTGCGACCGGTGGGGCGTTACCTGTACGAGCCGGACGGCGCCGTCATCCGGGCCCATCTGGTGGCCGAGGTGGCCCAACAGCTCGACGGCGGCCTGATCGACGAGACCATCGCGTACGTCACCGCCGACGAACCGCGGCCGACGCCGTACGCCTCGCCGTACGAGATCACCGACCAACTCCCCTTCAACCTGAAGAAGTTGAAGGCACTGCTGCGGGAGCGGGAGGTCGGGATCCTGACCGTGAAGAAGCGGGGGTCGGCGGTCGAGCCGGAGGAACTGCGCAGGAAGGTCAAGCCGCAGGGGCGCAACGCGGCCACCGTCTTCCTGACACGCGTCGCGGGTGCGCCGACCATGCTGGTCGGCGCCCCCGTGGCCCCTACTAGCGGTGGGACGTCTTGA
- a CDS encoding RNA polymerase sigma factor has product MESPRIIAGVARIVRDVGIAEELAQDALVAALEQWPRDGVPDNPGAWLMVAARRRAVDLIRRRENYARKLQEIGRDLETTVPPEEPAALADPDDIDDDLLRLVFTACHPVLSAEARTALTLRLLGGLTTTEIARAFLVPEPTVAQRIVRAKRTLAKRNVAFEVPYGPDREARLGSVLDVIYLVFNEGYAATAGDDWLRPGLCEDALRLARVLAGLMPKEAEVHGLVSLLEFQTSRAATRTGPGGEPVLLKDQNRRRWNRMLIGRGITALDRATATATGAPGPYALQAAIAACHALAYSYEATDWPRIATLYALLAARAPSPVVELNRAVAVSMAEGPAPALELVDALTAEPALRDYHLLPSVRGDLLTRLGRTAEAREEFVRAAGLARNERERDLLLARAAECGS; this is encoded by the coding sequence ATCGAGTCGCCGCGCATCATCGCCGGCGTCGCCCGTATCGTCCGGGACGTCGGCATCGCCGAGGAACTGGCGCAGGACGCGCTGGTCGCCGCACTGGAGCAGTGGCCGAGGGACGGGGTGCCGGACAACCCCGGTGCCTGGCTGATGGTCGCCGCCAGGCGCCGCGCGGTCGACCTGATCCGACGCCGGGAGAACTACGCGCGCAAGCTCCAGGAGATCGGCCGCGACCTGGAGACGACGGTGCCGCCCGAGGAGCCCGCCGCCCTCGCCGACCCCGACGACATCGACGACGACCTGCTCCGGCTGGTCTTCACCGCCTGCCACCCCGTGCTGTCCGCCGAGGCCCGCACCGCGCTCACACTGCGCCTGCTCGGCGGTCTGACGACGACCGAGATCGCCCGCGCGTTCCTGGTCCCGGAGCCGACCGTCGCCCAGCGCATCGTGCGCGCGAAGCGGACCCTGGCAAAGCGGAACGTGGCGTTCGAGGTGCCCTACGGGCCCGACCGCGAGGCCCGCCTCGGCTCCGTCCTCGACGTCATCTACCTCGTCTTCAACGAGGGCTACGCCGCCACGGCCGGCGACGACTGGCTGCGCCCCGGTCTGTGCGAGGACGCCCTGCGCCTCGCGCGGGTGCTCGCCGGACTGATGCCGAAGGAGGCCGAGGTGCACGGCCTGGTCTCGCTCCTGGAGTTCCAGACCTCCCGCGCCGCCACCCGCACCGGTCCCGGCGGCGAGCCCGTCCTCCTCAAGGACCAGAACCGCCGCCGCTGGAACCGCATGCTCATCGGCCGCGGCATCACCGCCCTGGACCGCGCCACCGCCACCGCGACCGGCGCCCCGGGCCCGTACGCCCTCCAGGCGGCCATCGCCGCCTGTCACGCCCTCGCGTACTCCTACGAGGCAACCGACTGGCCGCGGATCGCCACCCTGTACGCCCTGCTCGCGGCCCGCGCCCCGTCCCCGGTCGTCGAGCTCAACCGCGCCGTCGCGGTGTCGATGGCCGAGGGGCCCGCCCCGGCGCTGGAACTCGTCGACGCCCTCACCGCGGAACCCGCCCTGCGGGACTACCACTTGCTGCCGAGCGTGCGGGGGGATCTGCTGACGCGGCTGGGGCGTACGGCGGAGGCCCGCGAGGAGTTCGTACGGGCGGCGGGGCTGGCGCGCAACGAACGCGAGCGGGACCTGCTGCTGGCGCGGGCGGCCGAGTGCGGTTCGTGA
- a CDS encoding YciI family protein — protein sequence MPRYLSMIRIDESAAPAEGPSPELMQRMGELIEEMTKAGVLLDTAGLTPSAQGTRVHYEGGQLSVTDGPFTESKEVIGGYALVQAKDKAEAIEWTKRFLKVHEEHWTVTCEVREIMEG from the coding sequence ATGCCGCGCTATCTCTCCATGATCCGTATCGACGAGTCGGCCGCCCCCGCCGAGGGCCCCAGCCCCGAGCTGATGCAGCGGATGGGTGAGCTGATCGAGGAGATGACCAAGGCGGGTGTCCTGCTCGACACCGCCGGTCTGACCCCGTCCGCCCAGGGCACCCGCGTGCACTACGAGGGCGGGCAACTGTCCGTCACCGACGGACCCTTCACCGAGTCCAAGGAGGTCATCGGCGGCTACGCCCTCGTGCAGGCCAAGGACAAGGCCGAGGCGATCGAGTGGACGAAGCGGTTCCTGAAGGTGCACGAGGAGCACTGGACCGTCACCTGTGAGGTGCGGGAGATCATGGAGGGCTGA